A stretch of Rhodothermales bacterium DNA encodes these proteins:
- a CDS encoding acyl carrier protein, producing MAAANIQQAHIDEITEPVKRFILDTFLPGEDPSALEYDTPLISGGIIDSISTLKLVTFLEEEFDIQVQANEMNSDNLDTLEEITSFVLSKK from the coding sequence ATGGCTGCAGCGAATATCCAGCAAGCGCATATCGACGAAATCACCGAGCCGGTGAAGCGTTTTATCCTCGATACGTTCTTGCCCGGCGAAGACCCGAGCGCGCTCGAATACGACACCCCGCTCATCTCCGGCGGCATCATTGATTCGATTTCCACCCTGAAGCTGGTAACGTTCCTCGAAGAAGAATTCGACATCCAGGTCCAGGCCAACGAGATGAACTCGGACAACCTCGACACCCTGGAAGAAATCACGTCGTTTGTTCTCTCGAAGAAGTAA